A single window of Bufo bufo chromosome 10, aBufBuf1.1, whole genome shotgun sequence DNA harbors:
- the GNG3 gene encoding guanine nucleotide-binding protein G(I)/G(S)/G(O) subunit gamma-3 — MKGDTPVNSTLSVGQARKMVEQLKIEASMCRIKVSKAASDLMAFCDAHACEDPLITPVPTSENPFREKKFFCALL; from the exons ATGAAAGGAGATACCCCTGTGAATAGCACACTCAGTGTTGGACAGGCCAGGAAGATGGTTGAGCAGCTCAAGATTGAAGCCTCTATGTGTCGCATAAAA GTCTCAAAGGCAGCATCAGACCTGATGGCATTCTGTGATGCTCATGCGTGCGAGGATCCACTGATTACACCTGTGCCCACATCTGAAAACCCATTCAGAGAGAAGAAATTCTTCTGTGCCCTTCTCTGA